CGATAGGGTTAGCCATAGAGGGCGCAGGATATTTTATTGCCTGGAAGGCTTCAAGGATGGAGGAAACCAAACCCCCCGAGTCCCAAACAAGCCTCTTGCACTCTCTGAGATCAAAGAACTCTTTACTCAGGAAAAGGATCGAAGCCCTTCAGCCACACGGCCTTCATATCGTTGTAGATACTGCACGCAATACTCTTTACCTCAACCAAGGGAAGAGAACTATCCTTAAAGCAATCGTTTCCTGCGGAAGCGGAAGCATACTGACGGACCCTTCGGGAGAAAGGCAATGGATATTTGACACCCCCAAAGGGGAATTCACTGTCCGGTCAATACTTGTAAACCCAACATGGATAAAGCCTGATTGGGCATTCATAGAAGAAAGCAAGTCCATACCCAAGAACTTTATGGAAAAGGCTGAATACGGTATGCTGGGAAATTATGCGCTCGGCTTTGGAAATGGATACTTCATACATGGTACCCTTTATACAAGGCTTCTTGGCAAAAATATCACTCACGGTTGTATCAGGATGGGCGACCAGGATCTCAAAACCCTTTATGAAACAGTATCAGTGGGTACAAAAATACTGATATTTTAATGCCCTTATCAAAATTCATATTTTTACTCATCGTTTTGTCATTCAGCGCTGAAGCAACATCTGTTCATGAAAGGGACAGACTGCTTTGGGAGAACAAGCTCTTGAAGTCAGAACTTCAGCTTGCGACGAACCCACAAATTTACGCTATCTTTGACCTTAGGGAAAAGAAAATTCAGATTAAGGCCAGAGGAACCGTATTAAAAGAATTGTCAATAGAATGCTTTAAACTTTGGGGGGCATCGATTCAGCCAGAACCTATTACAGTCGTGGGGAAAAGCTCTTTCTTCAAACCGAAAAGAACAAAAATAAAGCCCAAAAAAAATAATGAAGAGATAACTTCTGAACTCCACGCCCTGGAGATAGATGATATGCCCGTTAGATACCGCCTCAATTTCGGCGACTGTATCTGGTTATATATAAGGCCGAAACCTGACGGAATTATATC
This genomic stretch from Deltaproteobacteria bacterium harbors:
- a CDS encoding L,D-transpeptidase, yielding MSKKKLLKISGLLLLSIGLAIEGAGYFIAWKASRMEETKPPESQTSLLHSLRSKNSLLRKRIEALQPHGLHIVVDTARNTLYLNQGKRTILKAIVSCGSGSILTDPSGERQWIFDTPKGEFTVRSILVNPTWIKPDWAFIEESKSIPKNFMEKAEYGMLGNYALGFGNGYFIHGTLYTRLLGKNITHGCIRMGDQDLKTLYETVSVGTKILIF